A genomic window from Salmo salar chromosome ssa23, Ssal_v3.1, whole genome shotgun sequence includes:
- the LOC106584061 gene encoding terminal uridylyltransferase 4 isoform X1, giving the protein MVATSSEEGLTLQTKTSPLKEKSPGEKAGAVVGTGQPALEVTVVGSGVNERGQGKNMTSEQKLGLRQAEERLYRDYIHRLVKQSPEYPNFQYLCKLCSVHIENIQGAHKHIKEKRHKKNIMVREKDKQEENELRALPAPFPAQLGAVDAAVLRVANQHGISDQDFLVRQEVVDRMEAIIQQHLSVCSLRLYGSCLTRFAFKTSDINIDVTYPSTMTQPDVLILVLEILKNSTEYSEVESDFHAKVPVVFCREVNSRLLCKVSAGNDVACLTTNHLAALARLEPRLVPLVLAFRLWAKLCHIDCQAEGGIPSYSFSLMVIFFLQQRREPILPVYFGYWIEGFDVKHVDEYHLTGIEMDIFVGWEHRPPSTEGRGEGRGEGRKAKPEQKKPEVKNRHVAGKTRLSLDLGKGVSLGQLWLELLRFYTLEFALEEHIISIRLKELLSREMKNWPRRRLAIEDPFALKRNVARSLNSQMVFEYIQERFRTAYKYFACPQSKDRNTVEHQRGKDTTKHGGMKQEEDGRKGGEEGSEKSGGGQGDGNEGKSQSSETGPKEDGESDEGERAERAQEEEERALNGGLMDLVLSGGTSTDGAGAEPGTTLEPSSASTHNGLLDRDEEEENHVSEKQGHIAPEDLHYIFDRMIFTGGKPPTVVCSTCKRDGHLKDECPEDFKKIELKPLPPMTDRFRDILDGLCRLCYHELSPSTGEQQKREQILGSLERFIQKEYNDNAQLCLFGSSKNGFGFRDSDLDICMTLEGHDTAEKLNCKEIIEGLAKVLKKHTGLRNILPITTAKVPIVKFEHRQSGLEADISLYNTLAQHNTRMLATYAALDPRVQFLGYTMKVFAKRCDIGDASRGSLSSYAYILMVLYFLQQRQPPVIPVLQEVFDGHSVPQRIVDGWNAFFFDDIEELRQRLPDLPQNRETVGELWLGLLRFYTEEFDFKEHVISIRQRKRITTFEKQWTSKCIAIEDPFDLNHNLGAGVSRKMTNFIMKAFINGRKLFGTPFYPQPGIEANYFFDSKVLTDGELAPNDRCCRICGKIGHYMKDCPKRRRYTGREHQGMKKKENEKEDDVKDGDDHEPRERRCFQCGEIGHVRRDCPEYRHLRQKAAGGPVSHIVRAMVSSQSIPIPQPPQDLPGRTRQPSECSDSRQTPPYSPQPTLFSQGSSQSSSSPQPSSSKTSTSVGGGPHKQPQHPQVPLSLFGFPPSHPSQYHHPGALTALGLLPSQHQSHLSQGHQAHHQPHHPSTSWPIHGPVLQTSSGPNGPSPPGLKFPLCQAPGQRNGNTGPGGSPVGGSLMNLNDPSIIFAQPAGRPMGLGGGPGLDGHWHNHLAQQGALVANGTVGKSDPGYQTQLGGVSQQGSRNWEHSNAAHYSQSPSWPYRMPQKFIQQGNGCYPQPSKPVISQSSVVHPSQHFPLLPHGRRHVNLNYIQQKK; this is encoded by the exons ATGGTGGCCACTTCATCTGAAGAAGGCCTTACTTTACAGACCAAGACAAGTCCATTGAAGGAGAAGTCACCGG GTGAGAAAGCTGGTGCTGTGGTGGGCACGGGGCAGCCTGCATTGGAGGTCACTGTGGTGGGGTCAGGGGTCAACGAGCGGGGTCAGGGTAAAAACATGACCTCTGAGCAGAAGCTGGGTCTCAGACAGGCTGAGGAGCGCCTCTACAGAGACTACATACACAGACTGGTCAAG CAGTCTCCTGAATACCCTAACTTCCAGTATCTATGCAAGCTGTGTTCTGTACACATTGAGAACATACAGGGGGCACACAAACACATCAAGGAGAAAAGACACAAGAAGAACATCATGGTGAGAGAAAAA GATAAGCAGGAGGAGAACGAGCTGCGGGCGCTGCCTGCCCCCTTCCCAGCCCAGCTCGGCGCCGTTGACGCAGCCGTCCTCCGGGTGGCCAACCAACACGGCATCTCAGACCAGGACTTCCTGGTGCGACAGGAAGTGGTTGACAGGATGGAGGCGATCATCCAGCAGCACCTCTCAG TTTGCTCCCTTCGGCTCTACGGCTCCTGTCTCACCCGATTTGCCTTCAAGACAAGTGACATTAACATTGATGTCACCTACCCCTCCACT ATGACCCAACCAGATGTGCTGATACTAGTACTGGAAATCCTGAAGAACAGCA CTGAATATTCTGAGGTGGAGTCTGACTTTCACGCCAAAGTTCCGGTAGTGTTTTGCAgagaggtcaacag TAGGTTGTTGTGCAAGGTGAGTGCAGGTAATGATGTAGCCTGCCTCACTACCAACCACCTGGCTGCCCTGGCTAGACTGGAACCCAGACTGGTGCCTCTGGTCTTGGCCTTCCGCCTCTGGGCTAAG TTGTGCCACATTGACTGCCAGGCGGAAGGAGGTATCCCCTCCTACTCCTTCTCTCTCATGGTCATCTTCTTCCTCCAACAACGCAGGGAGCCCATCCTTCCTGTCTACTTCGGCTACTGG ATTGAAGGCTTTGATGTGAAGCATGTGGACGAGTACCATCTAACGGGGATAGAGATGGATATATTTGTGGGGTGGGAGCACAGACCCCCCAGTACAGAGGGACGGGGGGAAGGCAGGGGGGAAGGACGGAAGGCCAAGCCTGAGCAAAAGAAACCTGAGGTGAAGAACCGGCATGTAGCGGGGAAG aCGCGTCTATCCCTGGACCTGGGTAAGGGTGTGTCCCTGGGCCAGCTGTGGCTGGAGCTGCTGAGGTTCTACACGCTGGAGTTCGCCCTGGAGGAACACATCATCAGCATCCGCCTTAAAGAACTTCTCTCGAGAGAGATGAAGAACTGGCCCCGACGCAGGCTGGCCATCGAGG ATCCGTTTGCCCTGAAGAGGAACGTCGCACGCAGCCTCAACAGTCAGATGGTCTTTGAGTACATCCAGGAGCGCTTCCGCACCGCCTACAAATACTTTGCCTGCCCGCAGAGCAAGGACCGAAACACCGTGGAGCACCAGAGAGGCAAGGATACAACCAAACATGGGGGCATGAAACAGGAGGAAGATGGAAGAAAGGGTGGAGAAGAAGGGTCTGAGAAGAGTGGAGGTGGACAGGGCGATGGGAATGAAGGGAAAAgtcagagctctgagacaggtcCGAAGGAGGATGGTGAGAGTGATGAAGGGGAACGAGCTGAGCGggctcaggaggaggaggagagggcattGAATGGCGGGCTTATGGACTTGGTCCTTAGTGGGGGCACTTCAACGGATGGGGCTGGAGCTGAGCCTGGCACCACTCTGGAGCCTTCCTCCGCCTCAACCCATAACGGCCTACTGGatagggatgaagaggaggagaaccATGTGTCGGAGAAGCAGGGACATATTGCACCAGAGGACCTGCACTATATCTTTGACAGAATGATCTTCACTGGCGGAAAG CCTCCTACAGTCGTGTGCAGCACATGTAAGAGAGATGGCCATCTGAAGGACGAGTGTCCTGAGGACTTCAAGAAGATCGAGCTCAAACCGCTGCCCCCCATGACCGACCGCTTCAGAGACATCCTGGATGGCCTTTGTAGACTCTGCTACC ATGAGCTGTCCCCTTCCACTGGAGAGCAGCAGAAGAGAGAGCAGATCCTGGGTAGTCTGGAGAGGTTCATACAAAAGGAGTACAATG ACAATGCCCAGCTGTGTTTGTTTGGCTCCTCCAAGAACGGCTTTGGTTTCCGCGACAGCGACCTGGACATCTGTATGACCCTGGAGGGCCATGATACAGCAGAG AAGTTGAACTGCAAAGAGATCATCGAAGGCCTAGCCAAGGTGCTAAAGAAACACACAG GTCTGAGGAACATCCTGCCTATCACAACAGCCAAAGTGCCTATTGTGAAGTTTGAACACAGACAGAGCGGACTGGAGGCAGACATAAGCCTCTACAACACTCTG GCTCAACACAACACCAGAATGCTGGCGACCTACGCTGCCCTAGACCCTCGCGTGCAGTTCCTGGGATACACCATGAAGGTGTTTGCGAAGCGCTGTGACATAGGTGACGCGTCCAGAGGAAGTCTGTCATCCTACGCCTACATCCTCATGGTGCTCTACTTCCTGCAGCAGAGACAGCCCCCCGTCATCCCTGTTCTCCAAGAG GTCTTTGATGGACATTCTGTACCACAGAGGATAGTGGATGGTTGGAATGCCTTCTTCTTTGATGACATTGAGGAACTG CGTCAGCGTCTGCCAGACCTTCCGCAGAACCGTGAGACTGTGGGGGAGCTGTGGCTGGGCCTGCTCAGGTTCTACACTGAGGAGTTTGACTTTAAGGAGCACGTCATCAGCATCCGCCAGAGGAAACGAATCACCACCTTCGAGAAGCAGTGGACCTCCAAGTGCATCGCCATCGAAG ATCCCTTTGACTTGAATCACAATCTTGGTGCTGGAGTTTCTCGCAAAA tgacTAACTTCATCATGAAGGCATTTATCAACGGCAGGAAGCTGTTTGGTACTCCCTTCTACCCCCAGCCTGGCATAGAGGCG AACTACTTCTTTGACTCCAAGGTGCTCACGGACGGGGAGCTGGCACCTAACGACAGGTGCTGTCGGATCTGTGGCAAGATCGGCCATTACATGAAGGACTGCCCCAAAAGACGCAGGTACACAGGGAGAGAACATCA GGGGATGAAGAAGAAGGAGAACGAAAAAGAGGATGATGTCAAGGATGGAGACGATCATGAGCCACGGGAGCGTCGCTGTTTCCAGTGTGGTGAAATTGGTCATGTACGGCGGGACTGCCCAGAGTACCGCCACCTTAGACAGAAAGCCGCAGGGGGACCAG TTTCCCACATAGTGCGAGCCATGGTAAGCTCCCAGTCCATCCCCATCCCCCAACCTCCCCAGGACCTCCCTGGACGCACCAGACAACCTTCCGAATGT TCTGATTCCCGCCAGACTCCGCCCTATTCCCCTCAGCCCACCCTGTTCTCCCAGGGTTCCAGCCAATCCTCCAGCTCcccccagccctcctcctccAAGACATCCACCTCCGTTGGAGGGGGACCCCACAAGCAGCCCCAACATCCCcaggttcccctctctctctttggcttccctccctcccacccaagCCAGTACCACCACCCTGGAGCTCTCACTGCTCTGGGGCTACTGCCGTCCCAGCACCAATCACACCTGTCCCAGGGGCACCAGGCCCATCACCAaccccaccacccctccacctcctGGCCCATCCATGGCCCCgtcctccagacctccagtggcCCCAACGGGCCCTCCCCGCCCGGCCTAAAATTCCCCTTGTGCCAGGCCCCCGGGCAAAGGAATGGGAACACAGGCCCAGGGGGGTCTCCGGTGGGTGGCAGCCTCATGAACCTCAATGACCCCAGCATCATCTTCGCCCAGCCGGCGGGGAGGCCCATGGGCTTGGGAGGAGGGCCGGGACTGGACGGGCACTGGCACAACCACCTGGCACAGCAAGGGGCACTGGTGGCTAATGGCACTGTGGGCAAGTCAG ATCCGGGCTACCAGACCCAGTTGGGGGGTGTGAGTCAGCAGGGCTCTAGAAATTGGGAGCACAGCAACGCAGCCCACTACTCCCAGTCCCCGTCCTGGCCCTACCGCATGCCACAGAAATTCATCCAGCAGGGCAACGGGTGCTACCCTCAACCCAGCAAGCCCGTCATTTCCCAAA GTTCTGTGGTGCACCCCAGTCAGCATTTCCCACTCCTCCCCCACGGACGACGACATGTCAACCTCAATTACATCCAACAGAAGAAATGA
- the LOC106584061 gene encoding terminal uridylyltransferase 4 isoform X3, producing MVATSSEEGLTLQTKTSPLKEKSPGEKAGAVVGTGQPALEVTVVGSGVNERGQGKNMTSEQKLGLRQAEERLYRDYIHRLVKQSPEYPNFQYLCKLCSVHIENIQGAHKHIKEKRHKKNIMVREKDKQEENELRALPAPFPAQLGAVDAAVLRVANQHGISDQDFLVRQEVVDRMEAIIQQHLSVCSLRLYGSCLTRFAFKTSDINIDVTYPSTMTQPDVLILVLEILKNSTEYSEVESDFHAKVPVVFCREVNSRLLCKVSAGNDVACLTTNHLAALARLEPRLVPLVLAFRLWAKLCHIDCQAEGGIPSYSFSLMVIFFLQQRREPILPVYFGYWIEGFDVKHVDEYHLTGIEMDIFVGWEHRPPSTEGRGEGRGEGRKAKPEQKKPEVKNRHVAGKTRLSLDLGKGVSLGQLWLELLRFYTLEFALEEHIISIRLKELLSREMKNWPRRRLAIEDPFALKRNVARSLNSQMVFEYIQERFRTAYKYFACPQSKDRNTVEHQRGKDTTKHGGMKQEEDGRKGGEEGSEKSGGGQGDGNEGKSQSSETGPKEDGESDEGERAERAQEEEERALNGGLMDLVLSGGTSTDGAGAEPGTTLEPSSASTHNGLLDRDEEEENHVSEKQGHIAPEDLHYIFDRMIFTGGKPPTVVCSTCKRDGHLKDECPEDFKKIELKPLPPMTDRFRDILDGLCRLCYHELSPSTGEQQKREQILGSLERFIQKEYNDNAQLCLFGSSKNGFGFRDSDLDICMTLEGHDTAEKLNCKEIIEGLAKVLKKHTGLRNILPITTAKVPIVKFEHRQSGLEADISLYNTLAQHNTRMLATYAALDPRVQFLGYTMKVFAKRCDIGDASRGSLSSYAYILMVLYFLQQRQPPVIPVLQEVFDGHSVPQRIVDGWNAFFFDDIEELRQRLPDLPQNRETVGELWLGLLRFYTEEFDFKEHVISIRQRKRITTFEKQWTSKCIAIEDPFDLNHNLGAGVSRKMTNFIMKAFINGRKLFGTPFYPQPGIEANYFFDSKVLTDGELAPNDRCCRICGKIGHYMKDCPKRRRGMKKKENEKEDDVKDGDDHEPRERRCFQCGEIGHVRRDCPEYRHLRQKAAGGPVSHIVRAMVSSQSIPIPQPPQDLPGRTRQPSECSDSRQTPPYSPQPTLFSQGSSQSSSSPQPSSSKTSTSVGGGPHKQPQHPQVPLSLFGFPPSHPSQYHHPGALTALGLLPSQHQSHLSQGHQAHHQPHHPSTSWPIHGPVLQTSSGPNGPSPPGLKFPLCQAPGQRNGNTGPGGSPVGGSLMNLNDPSIIFAQPAGRPMGLGGGPGLDGHWHNHLAQQGALVANGTVGKSDPGYQTQLGGVSQQGSRNWEHSNAAHYSQSPSWPYRMPQKFIQQGNGCYPQPSKPVISQSSVVHPSQHFPLLPHGRRHVNLNYIQQKK from the exons ATGGTGGCCACTTCATCTGAAGAAGGCCTTACTTTACAGACCAAGACAAGTCCATTGAAGGAGAAGTCACCGG GTGAGAAAGCTGGTGCTGTGGTGGGCACGGGGCAGCCTGCATTGGAGGTCACTGTGGTGGGGTCAGGGGTCAACGAGCGGGGTCAGGGTAAAAACATGACCTCTGAGCAGAAGCTGGGTCTCAGACAGGCTGAGGAGCGCCTCTACAGAGACTACATACACAGACTGGTCAAG CAGTCTCCTGAATACCCTAACTTCCAGTATCTATGCAAGCTGTGTTCTGTACACATTGAGAACATACAGGGGGCACACAAACACATCAAGGAGAAAAGACACAAGAAGAACATCATGGTGAGAGAAAAA GATAAGCAGGAGGAGAACGAGCTGCGGGCGCTGCCTGCCCCCTTCCCAGCCCAGCTCGGCGCCGTTGACGCAGCCGTCCTCCGGGTGGCCAACCAACACGGCATCTCAGACCAGGACTTCCTGGTGCGACAGGAAGTGGTTGACAGGATGGAGGCGATCATCCAGCAGCACCTCTCAG TTTGCTCCCTTCGGCTCTACGGCTCCTGTCTCACCCGATTTGCCTTCAAGACAAGTGACATTAACATTGATGTCACCTACCCCTCCACT ATGACCCAACCAGATGTGCTGATACTAGTACTGGAAATCCTGAAGAACAGCA CTGAATATTCTGAGGTGGAGTCTGACTTTCACGCCAAAGTTCCGGTAGTGTTTTGCAgagaggtcaacag TAGGTTGTTGTGCAAGGTGAGTGCAGGTAATGATGTAGCCTGCCTCACTACCAACCACCTGGCTGCCCTGGCTAGACTGGAACCCAGACTGGTGCCTCTGGTCTTGGCCTTCCGCCTCTGGGCTAAG TTGTGCCACATTGACTGCCAGGCGGAAGGAGGTATCCCCTCCTACTCCTTCTCTCTCATGGTCATCTTCTTCCTCCAACAACGCAGGGAGCCCATCCTTCCTGTCTACTTCGGCTACTGG ATTGAAGGCTTTGATGTGAAGCATGTGGACGAGTACCATCTAACGGGGATAGAGATGGATATATTTGTGGGGTGGGAGCACAGACCCCCCAGTACAGAGGGACGGGGGGAAGGCAGGGGGGAAGGACGGAAGGCCAAGCCTGAGCAAAAGAAACCTGAGGTGAAGAACCGGCATGTAGCGGGGAAG aCGCGTCTATCCCTGGACCTGGGTAAGGGTGTGTCCCTGGGCCAGCTGTGGCTGGAGCTGCTGAGGTTCTACACGCTGGAGTTCGCCCTGGAGGAACACATCATCAGCATCCGCCTTAAAGAACTTCTCTCGAGAGAGATGAAGAACTGGCCCCGACGCAGGCTGGCCATCGAGG ATCCGTTTGCCCTGAAGAGGAACGTCGCACGCAGCCTCAACAGTCAGATGGTCTTTGAGTACATCCAGGAGCGCTTCCGCACCGCCTACAAATACTTTGCCTGCCCGCAGAGCAAGGACCGAAACACCGTGGAGCACCAGAGAGGCAAGGATACAACCAAACATGGGGGCATGAAACAGGAGGAAGATGGAAGAAAGGGTGGAGAAGAAGGGTCTGAGAAGAGTGGAGGTGGACAGGGCGATGGGAATGAAGGGAAAAgtcagagctctgagacaggtcCGAAGGAGGATGGTGAGAGTGATGAAGGGGAACGAGCTGAGCGggctcaggaggaggaggagagggcattGAATGGCGGGCTTATGGACTTGGTCCTTAGTGGGGGCACTTCAACGGATGGGGCTGGAGCTGAGCCTGGCACCACTCTGGAGCCTTCCTCCGCCTCAACCCATAACGGCCTACTGGatagggatgaagaggaggagaaccATGTGTCGGAGAAGCAGGGACATATTGCACCAGAGGACCTGCACTATATCTTTGACAGAATGATCTTCACTGGCGGAAAG CCTCCTACAGTCGTGTGCAGCACATGTAAGAGAGATGGCCATCTGAAGGACGAGTGTCCTGAGGACTTCAAGAAGATCGAGCTCAAACCGCTGCCCCCCATGACCGACCGCTTCAGAGACATCCTGGATGGCCTTTGTAGACTCTGCTACC ATGAGCTGTCCCCTTCCACTGGAGAGCAGCAGAAGAGAGAGCAGATCCTGGGTAGTCTGGAGAGGTTCATACAAAAGGAGTACAATG ACAATGCCCAGCTGTGTTTGTTTGGCTCCTCCAAGAACGGCTTTGGTTTCCGCGACAGCGACCTGGACATCTGTATGACCCTGGAGGGCCATGATACAGCAGAG AAGTTGAACTGCAAAGAGATCATCGAAGGCCTAGCCAAGGTGCTAAAGAAACACACAG GTCTGAGGAACATCCTGCCTATCACAACAGCCAAAGTGCCTATTGTGAAGTTTGAACACAGACAGAGCGGACTGGAGGCAGACATAAGCCTCTACAACACTCTG GCTCAACACAACACCAGAATGCTGGCGACCTACGCTGCCCTAGACCCTCGCGTGCAGTTCCTGGGATACACCATGAAGGTGTTTGCGAAGCGCTGTGACATAGGTGACGCGTCCAGAGGAAGTCTGTCATCCTACGCCTACATCCTCATGGTGCTCTACTTCCTGCAGCAGAGACAGCCCCCCGTCATCCCTGTTCTCCAAGAG GTCTTTGATGGACATTCTGTACCACAGAGGATAGTGGATGGTTGGAATGCCTTCTTCTTTGATGACATTGAGGAACTG CGTCAGCGTCTGCCAGACCTTCCGCAGAACCGTGAGACTGTGGGGGAGCTGTGGCTGGGCCTGCTCAGGTTCTACACTGAGGAGTTTGACTTTAAGGAGCACGTCATCAGCATCCGCCAGAGGAAACGAATCACCACCTTCGAGAAGCAGTGGACCTCCAAGTGCATCGCCATCGAAG ATCCCTTTGACTTGAATCACAATCTTGGTGCTGGAGTTTCTCGCAAAA tgacTAACTTCATCATGAAGGCATTTATCAACGGCAGGAAGCTGTTTGGTACTCCCTTCTACCCCCAGCCTGGCATAGAGGCG AACTACTTCTTTGACTCCAAGGTGCTCACGGACGGGGAGCTGGCACCTAACGACAGGTGCTGTCGGATCTGTGGCAAGATCGGCCATTACATGAAGGACTGCCCCAAAAGACGCAG GGGGATGAAGAAGAAGGAGAACGAAAAAGAGGATGATGTCAAGGATGGAGACGATCATGAGCCACGGGAGCGTCGCTGTTTCCAGTGTGGTGAAATTGGTCATGTACGGCGGGACTGCCCAGAGTACCGCCACCTTAGACAGAAAGCCGCAGGGGGACCAG TTTCCCACATAGTGCGAGCCATGGTAAGCTCCCAGTCCATCCCCATCCCCCAACCTCCCCAGGACCTCCCTGGACGCACCAGACAACCTTCCGAATGT TCTGATTCCCGCCAGACTCCGCCCTATTCCCCTCAGCCCACCCTGTTCTCCCAGGGTTCCAGCCAATCCTCCAGCTCcccccagccctcctcctccAAGACATCCACCTCCGTTGGAGGGGGACCCCACAAGCAGCCCCAACATCCCcaggttcccctctctctctttggcttccctccctcccacccaagCCAGTACCACCACCCTGGAGCTCTCACTGCTCTGGGGCTACTGCCGTCCCAGCACCAATCACACCTGTCCCAGGGGCACCAGGCCCATCACCAaccccaccacccctccacctcctGGCCCATCCATGGCCCCgtcctccagacctccagtggcCCCAACGGGCCCTCCCCGCCCGGCCTAAAATTCCCCTTGTGCCAGGCCCCCGGGCAAAGGAATGGGAACACAGGCCCAGGGGGGTCTCCGGTGGGTGGCAGCCTCATGAACCTCAATGACCCCAGCATCATCTTCGCCCAGCCGGCGGGGAGGCCCATGGGCTTGGGAGGAGGGCCGGGACTGGACGGGCACTGGCACAACCACCTGGCACAGCAAGGGGCACTGGTGGCTAATGGCACTGTGGGCAAGTCAG ATCCGGGCTACCAGACCCAGTTGGGGGGTGTGAGTCAGCAGGGCTCTAGAAATTGGGAGCACAGCAACGCAGCCCACTACTCCCAGTCCCCGTCCTGGCCCTACCGCATGCCACAGAAATTCATCCAGCAGGGCAACGGGTGCTACCCTCAACCCAGCAAGCCCGTCATTTCCCAAA GTTCTGTGGTGCACCCCAGTCAGCATTTCCCACTCCTCCCCCACGGACGACGACATGTCAACCTCAATTACATCCAACAGAAGAAATGA